In the Plasmodium chabaudi chabaudi strain AS genome assembly, chromosome: 13 genome, one interval contains:
- a CDS encoding ATP-dependent RNA helicase DBP8, putative — MRTRKIQKRRLPLGFRKRYRRYYIIKYLNKKFLENKKRNEKEDEIDSDETSDSSSDTTGPVSFEDLGVDDWLIKISKSVQILKPTKIQKLCLPLIIEGKNVIGSSETGTGKTICYCWSMLQELNKNFYAIFGLILLPTRELVFQIVEQFQLYGNKIGIKILSCIGGFSLIDQRRSILSKPHIVVGTPGRVSDIIDDCIDVKNCFKRLKFLVLDEADLLLQKSFEDKLKIILNNIPKDVFGEPRRTLFFSSTITDSINLLTKAFPNDKLVLVNANKKQKPVKNLDQRYIYIDTIAQMTYLVYILKNKLSDLSGIIFTANSYKCELIYTVLNELGSFSIESIHSSKDQRKRMSSLLKFKNGLCKILVATDIISRGIDIPKVAFVINFDFPNDTIQYIHRVGRTARANRKGISISFVDKRDLKSFNNVKLIMKEKLKPYILNKNEVLSDMLKIGKVVKKAEMMLQEKKDIKKENDDLKNSIYLNE; from the coding sequence atgAGGACACGTAAGATACAAAAAAGGAGACTCCCCTTGGGGTTTCGAAAACGATATCGAcgatattatataataaaatatttaaataaaaagtttttagaaaataaaaaaagaaatgaaaaagaagatGAAATTGATAGTGATGAGACAAGTGATAGTTCTAGTGATACGACTGGACCTGTAAGTTTTGAAGACTTAGGTGTTGATGATtggttaataaaaataagtaaaagcgtgcaaatattaaaaccaacaaaaattcaaaaattatgtttacCTTTAATAATTGAAGGGAAAAATGTTATAGGATCTTCTGAAACAGGTACAGGCAAAACTATTTGTTATTGTTGGAGTATGTTAcaagaattaaataaaaatttttatgcaatttttggattaatattattaccaACACGTGAATTAGTTTTTCAAATAGTAGAGCAATTTCAAttatatggaaataaaataggaataaaaatattatcatgtATTGGTGGCTTTTCTTTAATTGATCAAAGAAGAAGTATTTTGAGCAAACCACATATAGTTGTTGGTACTCCAGGTAGAGTTAGTGATATAATAGATGATTGTATAGATGTAAagaattgttttaaaagattaaaatttttagtaTTAGATGAAGCAGATTTActtttacaaaaaagttttgaagataaattaaaaattattttaaataatatacccAAAGATGTTTTTGGAGAACCACGAcgaactttattttttagttcAACAATCACAGattcaataaatttattaactaAAGCATTTCCTAATGATAAATTAGTTTTAGtaaatgcaaataaaaaacaaaaaccagttaaaaatttagatcaaagatatatatatatagatacaATAGCTCAAATGACTTatttagtatatatattaaaaaataaattatcagACTTATCAggaattatatttacagCGAATAGTTATAAATGTGAACTTATATATACTGTATTAAATGAGTTAGGTAGCTTTTCCATAGAGTCTATACATTCATCTAAAGACCAAAGAAAACGTATGTCatctttattaaaatttaaaaatggattATGTAAAATTTTAGTAGCTACTGATATTATAAGTAGAGGTATTGATATTCCTAAAGTTGCATTTGTAattaattttgattttcCCAATGATACTAttcaatatattcataGAGTAGGTAGAACCGCTAGAGCTAACAGAAAAGGTATATCTATATCCTTTGTCGATAAAAGGGATTTaaaatcatttaataacgttaaattaattatgaaagaaaaactaaaaccatatattttaaataaaaatgaagttTTAAGTGATATGCTCAAAATTGGAAAAGTTGTAAAAAAAGCAGAAATGATGCTTCAAGAGaaaaaagatattaaaaaggaGAACGACGATTTGAAAAATTCTATTTATCtcaatgaataa
- a CDS encoding DNA-(apurinic or apyrimidinic site) lyase 1, putative gives MPSHCCRFVFHFLLYMLLINIAKNNIITALSHRHQTIRERNSAFSNNPINYIYYLGANKPIYSKFSSVCEQKKLGHKKIAIKKWGIERNEKKNFTISLNYYNKIHQNKYMTKMVKENKAGIKNEKKSSVNNTQDIRNFLNLKKEEKDEECDEKIKQDSNKESIKNETTVQKKKIDKNNKTKEKVKTKSETNKSVNITYPSIPKSIEKRWEDYNKIIEYAKSTNVYLGAHISASGGVQNAPINSFNVSGLAFALFLKNQRKWESPPLTEENIKQFDENCKKYNFDKNLILPHGSYLINLANPDKEKREKSYLSFVDDIKRCEQLNIKLYNFHPGSTVGMCSTEQGIKNIADCINRAHKETSNVIIVLENSAGQKNSVGSKFEHLRDIISQVDDKERIGVCLDTCHTFAAGYDIKTYEKFEEVMNNFHNIVDSKYLKAVHLNDSKSDLGSGLDRHENIGKGKLTLDTFKYIMTSKYFKNIPIVLETPDITNDESVYKYEIEYLYKMCVKEE, from the coding sequence atgccCAGCCATTGTTGCCGCTTTGTTTTTCACTTTTTGCTGTATATGTTACTAATTAATATtgctaaaaataatataattacagCCCTTTCGCATAGGCATCAAACTATAAGAGAAAGAAATAGCGCCTTTTCAAACAACcccataaattatatatattatttaggAGCAAATAAACCTATTTATTCCAAATTTTCATCCGTCTGTGAACAGAAAAAACTAggacataaaaaaatagctataaAAAAGTGGGGCATAGAAAggaacgaaaaaaaaaactttacAATAAGTCTAAACTAttacaataaaatacaccaaaataaatatatgaccAAAATggtaaaagaaaataaagccggtataaaaaatgaaaaaaaaagttcaGTAAATAATACCCAAGATATTagaaattttttgaatctCAAAAAGGAGGAAAAAGATGAAGAAtgtgatgaaaaaataaagcaggatagtaataaagaaagtataaaaaatgaaacaactgttcagaaaaaaaaaattgataaaaataataagacaAAAGAAAAGGTAAAAACGAAATctgaaacaaataaaagtGTTAATATAACATATCCTAGTATACCTAAAAGTATTGAAAAACGATGGGaagattataataaaattatagaaTATGCAAAAAGTACAAATGTTTATTTAGGTGCACATATATCAGCTTCAGGGGGAGTCCAAAATGCTCcaataaattcatttaatgTATCAGGATTAGCatttgcattatttttgaaaaatcaaAGGAAATGGGAAAGCCCACCATTAactgaagaaaatataaaacagtttgatgaaaattgtaaaaaatataattttgataaaaatttaattttaccACATGGATCATATCTTATAAATTTAGCAAACCCtgataaagaaaaacgAGAAAAATCATACTTATCATTTGtagatgatataaaaaggtgtgaacaattaaatattaaattatataattttcatccAGGTTCAACAGTAGGAATGTGTTCAACAGAAcaaggaataaaaaatattgctgATTGTATAAATAGAGCCCATAAAGAAACATCAAATGTTATTATAGTTTTAGAAAATTCAGCAggacaaaaaaattcagTCGGTTCAAAATTTGAACATTTACGTGATATAATATCTCAAGTTGATGACAAAGAAAGAATAGGTGTTTGTTTAGATACATGCCATACATTTGCAGCAGGctatgatataaaaacatatgaaaaatttgaagaagttatgaataattttcaCAACATTGTagattcaaaatatttaaaagctGTACATTTAAATGATTCAAAATCGGATTTAGGAAGTGGATTAGATAGACATGAAAATATTGGAAAAGGAAAGTTAACACTAGatacatttaaatatattatgacaTCAAAGTATTTCAAAAACATTCCAATTGTTTTAGAAACACCTGACATAACAAATGACGAATCTGTATACAAGTACGAAATTGAGTATTTGTACAAGATGTGTGTAAAGGAAGAATAA
- a CDS encoding Qa-SNARE protein, putative produces MPFVDKTEEFFKIVEKLDNNNNNYNIKKDRNITQDTQVGEYASKITELLQTGNQKLYNLERCVKQKGIFNDKTQKIEELTYEVKQIITDSTNTLDSLTHYTYSLNIRNPQCRTHIDNIISSLKNKVFDFTKKFKDVLHIRSEHIKKQMNRRQMYSCISTESAFSNENYKFKPLRDDIDIEGGEQQILKTQEKSSYLHSRADAMENIQKVIGDLAHMFQKVATMVTQQDEMIKRIDEDLDISLTNTREGQNYLLTYFNRLTSTRTLIYQVFFCIFILIIFFVLFS; encoded by the exons atgCCATTTGTTGATAAAACAgaagaattttttaaaattgttgaaAAGctagataataataataataattataacattaaaaaagatCGAAATATAACACAAGATACTCAAGTTGGAGAATATGCATCAAAAATAACGGAGTTGTTACAAACTGGAAATCAAAAGCTGTACAATTTGGAACGAT gTGTCAAACAAAAGGGAATATTTAATGATAAGACCCAAAAAATAGAAGAGCTCACTTATGAAGtcaaacaaattattacaGATTCAACGAATACTCTAGATTCTTTAACACACTATACATACAGCTTAAATATTAGGAACCCACAATGTCGGACACACAtagataatattatatcctccttgaaaaataaagtcTTTGACTTTACCAAAAAATTTAAGGATGTACTTCACATTCGAAGCGAG catataaaaaagcaaaTGAACAGAAGGCAAATGTACTCATGCATTTCAACCGAATCCGCATTTAgcaatgaaaattataaatttaaaccTCTACGTGATGACATAGATATTGAAGG aGGGGAACAGCAGATTTTGAAAACGCAAGAGAAGTCATCTTATTTGCATTCAAGAGCGGATGCAatggaaaatattcaaaaagtTATAGGAGATTTGGCACATATGTTTCAAAAAGTTGCTACTATGGTAACTCAACAAGATGAAATGATAAAACGAATTGATGAAGATTTAGATATTTCTTTAACTAATACAAGGGAAGGACAAAATTATCTTTTAACATATTTCAACAGACTAACATCTACTCGGACTCTCATATATCAG GTCTTTTTCTGTATATTTATccttatcatattttttgtattattttcatga
- a CDS encoding trafficking protein particle complex subunit 2, putative: protein MNSNQVFVLTIIGKGDIPIYEADLSINGKKDISEHLSQFIIHQSLDSVDELVWRNNNMFLKTVDSFNNYSVSAYCTPGHIKLLLLYKNKNELNSSINANIHVPSDDNIKSFFEVVHENYIKVLLNPLYEPNGIITSSLFDQNVHLAAKSFLHQ from the coding sequence ATGAATTCAAATCAGGTATTTGTATTGACAATAATAGGAAAAGGGGATATACCAATATATGAAGCAGATTTATCTATAAACggaaaaaaagatatatcaGAACATCTATCtcaatttattattcatcAATCATTAGATTCAGTAGATGAATTAGTATGGaggaataataatatgtttttaaaaactgttgattcttttaataattatagtgTATCTGCTTATTGTACACCTGgacatattaaattattattattatataaaaataaaaatgaattaaacaGTTCTATAAATGCAAATATACATGTACCTTCagatgataatattaaatctTTTTTTGAAGTTGTtcatgaaaattatataaaagttTTACTAAATCCATTATATGAACCAAATGGAATTATAACAAGCTCATTGTTCGATCAGAATGTCCACTTAGCAGCGAAAAGCTTTTTGCACCAATGA
- a CDS encoding 60S ribosomal protein L23, putative, translating into MKRGRAGTLKNKMRITLSLPVGALINCCDNSGGKNLYIIAVQGFGSCLNRLPAASLGDMVLATVKKGKPDLRKKVLNAIITRQSKAWRRHEGYFIYFEDNAGVIVNPKGEMKGSAITGPVARECAELWPKLSSAASAIV; encoded by the exons atgaagagaGGAAGAGCAGGaacattaaaaaacaaaatgagaATTACCCTATCCTTACCGGTAGGCGCACTCATCAATTGCTGTGATAATAGTGGAGGAAAAaacttatatattattgctGTTCAG ggTTTCGGATCATGCCTTAACCGTTTACCAGCAGCATCATTAGGAGATATGGTATTAGCAACTgtaaaaaagggaaaacccgatttaagaaaaaaagtgTTAAATGCCATTATCACCCGTCAATCAAAAGCATGGAGAAGACATGAaggttattttatttattttgaagaTAATGCTGGAGTTATTGTAAATCCAAAAGGAGAAATGAAAGGGTCTGCAATTACTGGTCCAGTTGCAAGAGAATGTGCTGAATTATGGCCAAAATTATCATCAGCTGCTTCAGCAATTGTTTAA
- a CDS encoding nucleotidyltransferase, putative, whose amino-acid sequence MDDLYYFLYNEEEPESVKEAKLEVHKILKKNRERPDRVAKPMKEPDTVISLVDNPENIDKNKNEKKKSIDMPNIEPNVHNDNVKKKKKKSAKNKNKFVSINSQDEESNISIHSCSSISSSSDGSSSVNYLSNLNKDKSPSSIKNRSKIMFYREATSNDEGFDNNKLSGHNSKRKRDEEHWKGKGSKWRRTHNEGNNNENEKDMLQYFKINYQKLTSIEKQYYKYMINRLKIRYDNKKKIFFANENFTKTFSDVITKNGNNNFNWIGYLEYAFHYLLEWLTPTKEEKLLKLKSLIKLEIIVKSIYPNCRMEVFGSFVTGLSIPGSDIDVCFMNMKQSDLDTLTVIGYALIKLNICRNMRIIKDAKVRILKYTDNESGVNVDICINQESSRETTEFVKKKIKEYIYLRPLVIIIKFFLNSRGLNDTYSGGIGSFMLCCMVLHFLQLHPISFDTKTYNNANLLCLIIEFFNFYNLEYPLNDKCSVIRGLGHVMPRYMRTEYERNNNRLCIENPIDISIDVGSNSYKIRYILHIFSYNLCSLITLAKKLQKYGVSHFKNKYNTTHRGENDNNFIEGNKLNPISIFPLFYAHFLNPNNITFTKRFKNNFPNPLWNIDQFDFTYTQEEKNNLFEMICNDMSCFLNNSGENMDTVNIFSTIDRAFFFSLDVFNNIFNCV is encoded by the coding sequence atggatgatttgtattattttctttacaaTGAAGAAGAGCCAGAGAGTGTGAAGGAGGCCAAATTGGAggttcataaaattttgaagaAAAATAGAGAAAGGCCAGATAGGGTGGCTAAGCCAATGAAAGAACCGGATACTGTAATTTCTCTAGTCGATAATCCAgaaaatattgataaaaataaaaacgaaaaaaaaaaatcaattgATATGCCAAATATTGAACCCAATGTACATAATGATAATGttaagaaaaagaaaaaaaaatcagctaaaaataaaaacaaatttgtaTCAATAAATTCACAAGATGAAGAATCAAATATTAGTATACATTCCTGTTCTTCTATATCTTCATCATCAGATGGTTCATCGTCtgttaattatttatctaACTTAAATAAAGACAAATCTCCATCCTCTATCAAAAACAGAAGtaaaataatgttttataGAGAAGCTACAAGCAATGATGAAGgatttgataataataaattgagTGGGCATAATAGCAAACGTAAACGAGATGAAGAACATTGGAAAGGGAAAGGCTCTAAATGGAGGAGAACACATAATGaaggaaataataatgaaaatgaaaaagatatgttacaatattttaaaataaattatcaaaaactTACATCAATagaaaaacaatattataaatatatgattaatagattaaaaataagatatgataataaaaagaaaatattttttgcaaatgaaaattttacaaaaacattttcagatgtaataacaaaaaatggaaataataattttaattggATAGGATATTTAGAATATgcatttcattatttattagaaTGGTTAACACCAacaaaagaagaaaaattattaaaacttAAATCGTTAATAAAGTTAGAAATAATTGTTAAATCAATTTATCCAAATTGTAGAATGGAAGTATTTGGATCTTTTGTCACAGGTTTATCTATACCAGGTAGTGACATAGATGTATGttttatgaatatgaaACAAAGTGATCTTGATACGTTAACTGTTATTGGTTATgctttaataaaattaaatatttgtagAAATATGAGGATTATAAAAGATGCAAAAGTaagaatattaaaatatacagACAATGAATCAGGTGTCAATGttgatatatgtataaatcaAGAATCATCAAGAGAAACTACtgaatttgtaaaaaaaaaaataaaagaatatatatatttaagacCATtagttataataattaaattttttttaaattcaagAGGTTTAAATGACACATATAGTGGAGGTATTGGTTCATTTATGCTATGCTGTATggttttacattttttgcaACTTCATCCAATATCTTTCGATactaaaacatataataatgcaaatttattatgtttaattattgagttttttaatttttataatttagaatatccattaaatgataaatgcTCAGTTATAAGAGGCCTAGGACATGTTATGCCTAGATATATGCGAACTGAATATGAACGAAATAATAACAGATTATGTATTGAAAACCCTATAGATATATCAATAGATGTTGGATCCAATTCATACAAAAttagatatatattacacatTTTTAGTTACAATCTTTGTAGCTTAATTACTTTAGCGAAGAAGCTACAAAAATATGGGGTCTctcattttaaaaataaatataatacaacTCATAGGggagaaaatgataataattttattgaaggaaataaattaaatccaatttctatttttccattattttatgcTCATTTTCTTAATCCTAATAATATTACTTTTACTAaaagatttaaaaataatttcccAAACCCTTTATGGAATATTGATCAGTTTGATTTTACATATACacaagaagaaaaaaataatttatttgaaatgATATGTAATGATATGtcatgttttttaaataattcggGAGAAAACATGGATACAgtaaacatattttcaaCTATTGATCGAGCcttctttttttccttagatgtttttaataacatatttaattgCGTGTAG
- a CDS encoding glutamine--tRNA ligase, putative, translated as MEPIEKIYIKNKSDLGNEFFYFYNWIKEKFNTSLIISESSSLRHNIVLELPEGYKLPLNELNSCEVIFRIICNGYNKNNIWGNEFENEKDKEENPFKIVQIEELKHFLKDTLLQKKKLDDNFFEKIENEMICKNTIFSKDKLKYTDFLLFYILKQNKIEKINPKYENLNNWFLKNNISIKEESMNSFTNTNFIHQIIEEDLKKKKHSYVITRFPPEPNGYLHLGHAKSICLNFGLSQKYGGRTHLRFDDTNPVTEDIRYINSIQEDVKWLGFDWNEHLYYASDYFDQLYEWAVQLIKQGDAYVDDQTIDEIRKNRGSLKVPGINSPYRNRTIEENLNLFENMKLGKYKEGEKVLRAKIDMASGNINLRDPILYRIMNKIHPKTNNKWVIYPMYDFAHGQSDSIEKITHSICTLEFETHRPLYEWFQEKLGIFKTRQIEFARLNVSYMVMSKRKLLTLVNEKWVNDWDDPRMPTISGMRRRGYSPDAIKDFCNKVGVAKRENMIAYELLELCAREDMNKKAIRLFCILKPLKIVITNFDDNLYNNTDYYELTALNHPKNEEMGTRKIKFEKEIYIDQDDFQENPAPNFYRLAPNRTVRLRYAFCIECNEVIKDETTGKIIELRCTYDPDSKSGHQPNPNTSTTTTTTENVKKVKATIHWVPAKNSHAAEFRMYDKLFLKANPESNDDTQIFEKNMKNFTVELGENTNGNDGAPMSNDLGKPYEDEYYLDTENKNDDQENLKTEEDNKAGWRKYINKNSLVVHHGLVENYSKNCNVGDPIQFERVGFFVKDKDSTDNAPIFNLTVELVENASIKKTKKEDLIQKELDKQKREQIANMRKMKKEQKRLKEQAKLEAAEKANKLEAP; from the coding sequence ATGGAACCCatcgaaaaaatatatattaaaaataaatcggATCTAggaaatgaatttttttatttttacaactGGATTAAAGAGAAATTTAACACATCACTTATAATCAGCGAAAGCAGTAGCTTACGTCATAATATAGTCCTTGAATTGCCTGAGGGATACAAACTACCTTTGAATGAACTTAATTCATGTGAAGTTATATTTCGTATAATTTGCAATgggtataataaaaataatatttgggGTAACgaatttgaaaatgaaaaagataaagaagaaaatccttttaaaattgttcaAATTGAAGAactaaaacattttttaaaagatactttattacaaaagaaaaaattagatgataatttttttgaaaaaatcgaaaacGAAATGATTTGCAAAAATACGATTTTCTCTAAggacaaattaaaatatacagactttttattattttatattttaaaacaaaataaaattgaaaaaataaatcctaaatatgaaaatttaaataattggtttttaaaaaataatatttctataaaaGAAGAATCTATGAATTCATTTACGAAcacaaattttattcatcaaataattgaagaagatttaaaaaaaaaaaaacattcaTATGTGATAACTCGTTTTCCACCTGAACCCAATGGTTATCTACATCTAGGTCATGCAAAAAGTATATGCTTAAATTTTGGATTATCTCAAAAATATGGAGGTAGAACACATCTAAGATTTGATGATACAAATCCAGTTACTGAAGATAtaagatatataaattcaatACAAGAAGATGTTAAATGGTTAGGCTTTGATTGGAATgaacatttatattatgcatCCGATTATTTTGATCAATTATATGAATGGGCTGTACAACTTATAAAACAAGGAGATGCATATGTCGATGATCAAACTATTGATGAGATACGAAAGAATAGAGGAAGTTTAAAAGTACCAGGTATTAACTCACCATATAGAAATAGAACTATtgaagaaaatttaaatctttttgaaaatatgaaattaggaaaatataaagaaggAGAAAAAGTTTTAAGAGCTAAAATAGATATGGCTTCtggaaatataaatttacgAGATCCAATATTATATCgaattatgaataaaatacatcctaaaacaaataataaatgggTTATATATCCTATGTATGATTTTGCTCATGGACAATCTGATTccatagaaaaaattacacATTCGATATGTACATTAGAATTTGAAACACATAGACCATTATATGAATGGTTCCAAGAAAAATTAGGTATCTTCAAAACAAGACAAATTGAATTTGCTAGATTAAACGTATCCTATATGGTAATGagtaaaagaaaattattaacttTAGTAAATGAGAAATGGGTAAACGATTGGGATGATCCACGTATGCCTACTATTTCTGGTATGAGAAGAAGGGGATATAGTCCAGATGCTATTAAAgatttttgtaataaagTTGGAGTTGcaaaaagagaaaatatGATAGCTTATGAACTCTTAGAATTATGTGCTAGAGAagatatgaataaaaaagctattcgattattttgtattttaaaacctttaaaaattgtaattacaaattttgatgataacttatataataatactgATTATTATGAATTGACTGCATTAAATCAtccaaaaaatgaagaaatgggtacaagaaaaataaaatttgaaaaagaaatatatattgatcAAGATGATTTTCAAGAAAACCCTGCACCAAACTTTTATAGATTAGCTCCAAATAGGACTGTAAGACTTAGATATGCATTTTGTATAGAATGTAATGAAGTTATAAAAGATGAAACCACTGGTAAAATTATAGAACTTAGATGTACATATGATCCAGACAGTAAAAGTGGTCATCAACCGAACCCAAACACATCTACAACGACTACTACTACTGAAAAcgtaaaaaaagtaaaagcGACGATACATTGGGTTCCTGCAAAAAATTCACATGCAGCTGAGTTTAGAATGTATgacaaattatttttaaaagcaAATCCTGAATCTAATGATGATACTcaaatttttgaaaaaaatatgaaaaactTTACTGTTGAATTAGGAGAAAATACGAATGGCAATGACGGAGCTCCAATGTCAAATGATTTGGGAAAACCATATGAAgatgaatattatttagatacagaaaacaaaaatgatgatcaagaaaatttaaaaactgAAGAGGATAATAAAGCAGGATggagaaaatatattaataaaaattcattaGTAGTGCATCATGGGCTTGTTGAAAATTATTCCAAAAATTGTAATGTTGGCGACCCAATACAATTTGAAAGAGTCggattttttgttaaagaTAAAGATTCAACAGATAATGCACCTATCTTTAATCTAACTGTTGAGCTTGTTGAAAATGCatccataaaaaaaaccaAAAAGGAAGACCTCATACAAAAAGAATTGGATAAACAAAAACGAGAGCAAATTGCTAACATgagaaaaatgaagaaggAACAAAAACGACTTAAGGAACAAGCAAAGTTAGAGGCTGCAGAAAAAGCAAACAAGCTAGAAGCCCCATAA
- a CDS encoding SAM-dependent RNA methyltransferase, putative, whose translation MGVKFIVEHMDDLEEWCILEYMHICEIVKDENIIFTKFKDNFKDISKVYEPKCYEKSIGDLKNEFEWNKICLLDMKAKDVLTCKDKNEIGFLLFGGILGNVPSNDRTSELRKFEFPISRNLGSVQMTTNTAVLVCHIILNDQVELENIPFVDNPDITLKNDKESMMLPFRFVSKYYYTKCENDKNIPILPNNFKDYLIKLGDQQYNDLDSFF comes from the coding sequence atgggGGTAAAATTCATTGTAGAGCATATGGATGATCTTGAAGAATGGTGCATACTtgaatatatgcatatttgtgaaattgtaaaagatgaaaatataatatttacaaaatttaaagataattttaaagataTATCAAAAGTATATGAGCCAAAATGTTATGAAAAATCTATAggtgatttaaaaaatgaatttgaatggaataaaatatgcttaTTAGATATGAAAGCAAAAGATGTATTAACATGTAaggataaaaatgaaattggctttttattatttggtgGTATATTGGGAAATGTGCCATCAAATGATAGAACATCAGAATTAAGAAAATTCGAATTTCCTATATCAAGAAATTTAGGAAGTGTGCAAATGACTACTAACACTGCTGTATTAGTTtgtcatattattttaaatgatcAAGTTgaattagaaaatattcCTTTTGTTGATAATCCCGATATTACacttaaaaatgataaagaatCCATGATGTTGCCATTTCGTTTTGTTtccaaatattattatacaaaatgtGAAAACGATAAAAACATTCCAATTTTACCAAACAATTTTAAGGactatttaataaaattaggTGATCAGCAATATAATGATCTtgattcttttttttaa
- a CDS encoding eukaryotic translation initiation factor 6, putative yields the protein MAIRVQFENSNEVGVFSRLTNSYGLIALGGSENFSSVFEAELSQHIPIVYATIGGTRVIGRVCVGNRKGLLVSSICTDQELLHLRNSLPDDVKIKRVEERLSALGNCITCNDYVGLIHTDIDRETEEIVQDVLDIEVFRTSIAGNLLVGTYSYFTNNGGLLHAMTTSQEIEELSELLQIPLITGTINRGSDLIGSGLVANDWSAFCGMDTTAIELNIIEKIFKLNNIEDTNIEDTFKYKSSIVQTMI from the coding sequence atggcAATTAGAGTTCAGTTTGAAAATTCAAATGAAGTTGGTGTTTTTTCACGACTAACTAATTCATATGGTCTTATTGCTTTGGGTGGGTCAGAAAATTTTTCCAGTGTTTTTGAAGCAGAGTTGTCACAACATATTCCAATAGTTTATGCAACAATTGGAGGTACAAGAGTTATAGGTCGAGTATGTGTAGGTAACCGAAAGGGACTACTAGTTTCAAGTATATGTACAGATCAGGaattattacatttaaGAAATTCTTTACCTGACGATGTTAAGATAAAAAGAGTAGAAGAAAGATTATCAGCTTTAGGAAATTGTATAACATGTAATGATTATGTCGGTTTAATACATACAGATATTGATAGAGAAACGGAAGAGATAGTACAAGATGTATTAGATATAGAAGTATTTAGAACATCTATAGCTGGTAATTTATTAGTAGGTACATATTCctattttacaaataatgGTGGTTTATTACATGCTATGACAACTTCTCAAGAAATTGAAGAATTATCAGAACTTTTACAAATACCATTAATTACTGGAACAATAAATAGAGGTAGTGACCTTATCGGATCAGGACTAGTTGCAAATGATTGGTCTGCATTTTGCGGTATGGACACTACAGCAATTGAATTGAatattatagaaaaaatttttaaacttAACAATATAGAAGATACAAATATTGAAGACacctttaaatataaatcctCAATTGTTCAAACAATGATATAA